The following coding sequences lie in one Primulina huaijiensis isolate GDHJ02 chromosome 2, ASM1229523v2, whole genome shotgun sequence genomic window:
- the LOC140970946 gene encoding phytoene synthase 2, chloroplastic-like, with product MSVVLFWVVSPASDISNGTGFLEPVRERNRILDSFRAFSPCRNLIGNGRLDKGQKNRRSFSYTNTGFRYSCLGNYDLGNENRLSVASSMVASPAGGISLSSEQKVYDVVLKQAALVKRQLKSTENIEVKPDIALPGSLSVLSEAYDRCGEVCAEYAKTFYLGTMLMTPERRKAIWAIYVWCRRTDELVDGPNASHITPTALDRWESRLDDIFRGRPFDMLDAALSDTVSKFPVDIQPFRDMIEGMRMDLWKSRYANFDELYLYCYYVAGTVGLMSVPVMGIAPESQATTESVYNAALALGLANQLTNILRDVGEDARRGRVYLPQDELAHAGLSDEDIFIGEVTDKWRTFMKKQIARARKFFDDAEKGVTELSSASRWPVWASLLLYRQILDEIEANDYNSFTRRAYVSKPKKIIALPIAYAKSLVPPSSRTSTPLVKA from the exons ATGTCTGTTGTTTTGTTTTGGGTGGTTTCTCCCGCTTCGGATATCTCAAACGGCACTGGATTCTTGGAGCCTGTCCGAGAACGAAATCGAATTCTTGATTCATTTAGGGCCTTTTCTCCGTGTAGAAATTTGATCGGGAATGGCAGGCTCGATAAGGGACAAAAGAATAGGCGAAGCTTTAGCTATACAAATACTGGTTTTAGGTATTCATGCCTGGGAAATTACGATTTAGGGAATGAAAATAGACTCTCCGTGGCATCGAGTATGGTGGCTAGTCCAGCAGGAGGTATCAGCTTATCATCTGAGCAAAAGGTTTATGATGTGGTTTTGAAACAGGCGGCATTGGTTAAGAGACAGCTGAAGTCGACTGAGAACATTGAGGTGAAACCAGATATTGCTCTTCCAGGATCTCTTAGCGTATTGAGTGAAGCTTATGATAGATGTGGAGAAGTGTGTGCTGAGTATGCCAAGACGTTTTATTTGG GAACCATGCTCATGACTCCTGAAAGGAGAAAAGCAATCTGGGCAATATATG TATGGTGTAGGAGGACAGATGAACTTGTTGACGGGCCAAATGCATCACATATAACTCCTACAGCCTTAGATAGGTGGGAGTCGAGGTTGGATGATATCTTTAGAGGGCGTCCATTTGACATGCTTGATGCTGCTTTATCTGATACCGTTTCCAAGTTTCCTGTCGACATCCAG CCGTTCAGAGACATGATTGAAGGAATGAGGATGGACCTCTGGAAGTCAAGATATGCAAACTTTGATGAGTTGTATCTATACTGTTATTATGTAGCTGGTACCGTTGGATTGATGAGTGTGCCAGTTATGGGAATCGCACCTGAATCACAGGCAACCACAGAAAGTGTCTATAATGCGGCTTTGGCTCTAGGACTTGCAAATCAGTTAACCAATATACTCCGGGATGTTGGAGAAGA TGCAAGAAGGGGAAGGGTCTATTTACCTCAGGATGAATTAGCCCACGCCGGGCTTTCAGATGAAGACATATTCATCGGAGAGGTAACAGACAAATGGCGAACATTTATGAAAAAGCAAATTGCGAGGGCAAGAAAATTCTTCGACGACGCAGAAAAGGGAGTCACAGAGCTCAGCTCCGCAAGCAGATGGCCT GTGTGGGCATCGTTACTGTTGTATCGACAAATATTGGACGAGATCGAAGCAAATGACTACAACAGCTTCACGAGGAGGgcctatgttagcaaaccaaagAAGATTATAGCTTTGCCAATAGCATATGCGAAGTCTCTTGTTCCTCCATCATCAAGAACCTCAACCCCTCTTGTAAAAGCTTGA
- the LOC140970947 gene encoding protein SET DOMAIN GROUP 40 isoform X1, whose translation MEEENEANLRRFLEWAASLGISDSPDPHSPSPSCLGHSLSVSHFPQAGGRGFAAVRDIKKGELVLRVPKAALLTSDALISKECNLSASLDKYPLLSSTQILSIALLHEVSKGRSSWWYPYITLLPRSYDLLFNFNQFEVEALQIDDAIWTTEKAVHKCKMEWEEISPIMSELHLKPQFVTFKAWLWASATISSRTMHIPWDTAGCLCPVGDFFNYTPPGEEFDHSGNSSSCGSGSFSNATSSCEGDITAFSTQELTEENQDRLIDAGYSEAASSYCFYARINYARGDQILLSYGTYTNLELLEHYGFLLNENPNDKAFIPLEPEMYTLYKWPRESLYISQDGKLSFALLLTARLWVTPRSKRRSIKSIICSGFQISAENEVAVAKWIAEKCRLLLRGYATSIEEDELLLCIIEEIQNYNKFSENIESSAALNDEIWCILEGNDVKRDELCGKLNISIKARRSIDRWKLAVQWRCNYKKILCNCISNYNKMLDNNFC comes from the exons ATGGAAGAAGAAAACGAAGCAAATCTCAGGAGATTTTTGGAGTGGGCTGCATCGCTTGGGATCTCCGATTCACCCGACCCCCATTCCCCTTCTCCCTCTTGCCTTGGCCATTCTCTCTCAGTTTCCCACTTCCCACAAGCCGGCGG GAGGGGTTTCGCTGCGGTACGTGATATAAAGAAAGGCGAGTTGGTTCTGAGAGTTCCGAAGGCTGCGTTGTTGACTTCTGATGCTTTAATTAGCAAAGAATGCAACTTATCTGCTTCTCTGGACAAATACCCGTTACTTTCTTCTACTCAG ATATTGTCCATTGCTTTATTGCATGAAGTGAGCAAGGGAAGGAGTTCTTGGTGGTACCCTTACATAACACTGCTACCACGAAGTTATGACTTGCTCTTTAATTTTAACCAGTTTGAGGTTGAAGCTTTACAG ATAGATGATGCCATCTGGACTACAGAGAAGGCTGTTCACAAATGTAAAATGGAGTGGGAAGAAATTAGTCCCATCATGAGTGAATTGCATCTCAAGCCTCAGTTTGTGACCTTTAAGGCGTGGCTGTGGGCCTCTGCGACT ATATCATCACGGACTATGCATATACCTTGGGATACTGCTGGTTGCTTATGCCCTGTGGGAGATTTCTTTAATTACACTCCACCTGGAGAAGAATTTGATCATTCAGGAAATTCAAGTTCTTGTGGGAGTGGCTCTTTTTCAAACGCTACATCTTCCTGTGAAGGAGACATAACTGCATTTTCAACTCAAGAGCTGACTGAAGAAAACCAAGATAGGTTGATAGATGCTGGTTACAGTGAAGCAGCTTCTAGTTATTGCTTTTACGCTAGAATAAACTATGCGAGAGGAGATCAG ATTCTTCTAAGCTATGGCACGTACACAAATTTGGAGCTTCTTGAACACTATGGATTCCTTCTGAATGAAAACCCAAACGACAAAGCTTTTATCCCCTTAGAACCTGAAATGTACACCCTCTATAAATGGCCAAGAGAATCACTGTACATTTCTCAAGATGGGAAACTGTCCTTTGCGCTACTATTGACTGCTCGTTTGTGGGTTACCCCTCGTAGTAAACGCAGATCAATTAAAAGCATCATTTGTTCAGGTTTTCAAATTTCTGCGGAAAATGAGGTTGCTGTTGCAAAATGGATAGCAGAGAAATGCCGCTTGCTGTTACGTGGGTATGCCACTTCAATTGAAGAAGACGAGCTTCTGCTCTGTATTATCGAGgaaattcaaaattataataagttttcGGAGAATATAGAGTCATCAGCTGCTTTAAATGATGAAATCTGGTGTATCTTGGAGGGAAATGATGTGAAGAGAGATGAACTTTGTGGCAAGCTGAATATTTCTATTAAGGCAAGAAGGTCCATTGATAGGTGGAAATTGGCTGTTCAGTGGAGATGTAATTACAAGAAGATTTTATGTAATTGCATATCAAATTATAATAAGATGCTGGACAATAATTTTTGTTAA
- the LOC140970947 gene encoding protein SET DOMAIN GROUP 40 isoform X2: MQLICFSGQIPVTFFYSVSKGRSSWWYPYITLLPRSYDLLFNFNQFEVEALQIDDAIWTTEKAVHKCKMEWEEISPIMSELHLKPQFVTFKAWLWASATISSRTMHIPWDTAGCLCPVGDFFNYTPPGEEFDHSGNSSSCGSGSFSNATSSCEGDITAFSTQELTEENQDRLIDAGYSEAASSYCFYARINYARGDQILLSYGTYTNLELLEHYGFLLNENPNDKAFIPLEPEMYTLYKWPRESLYISQDGKLSFALLLTARLWVTPRSKRRSIKSIICSGFQISAENEVAVAKWIAEKCRLLLRGYATSIEEDELLLCIIEEIQNYNKFSENIESSAALNDEIWCILEGNDVKRDELCGKLNISIKARRSIDRWKLAVQWRCNYKKILCNCISNYNKMLDNNFC, encoded by the exons ATGCAACTTATCTGCTTCTCTGGACAAATACCCGTTACTTTCTTCTACTCAG TGAGCAAGGGAAGGAGTTCTTGGTGGTACCCTTACATAACACTGCTACCACGAAGTTATGACTTGCTCTTTAATTTTAACCAGTTTGAGGTTGAAGCTTTACAG ATAGATGATGCCATCTGGACTACAGAGAAGGCTGTTCACAAATGTAAAATGGAGTGGGAAGAAATTAGTCCCATCATGAGTGAATTGCATCTCAAGCCTCAGTTTGTGACCTTTAAGGCGTGGCTGTGGGCCTCTGCGACT ATATCATCACGGACTATGCATATACCTTGGGATACTGCTGGTTGCTTATGCCCTGTGGGAGATTTCTTTAATTACACTCCACCTGGAGAAGAATTTGATCATTCAGGAAATTCAAGTTCTTGTGGGAGTGGCTCTTTTTCAAACGCTACATCTTCCTGTGAAGGAGACATAACTGCATTTTCAACTCAAGAGCTGACTGAAGAAAACCAAGATAGGTTGATAGATGCTGGTTACAGTGAAGCAGCTTCTAGTTATTGCTTTTACGCTAGAATAAACTATGCGAGAGGAGATCAG ATTCTTCTAAGCTATGGCACGTACACAAATTTGGAGCTTCTTGAACACTATGGATTCCTTCTGAATGAAAACCCAAACGACAAAGCTTTTATCCCCTTAGAACCTGAAATGTACACCCTCTATAAATGGCCAAGAGAATCACTGTACATTTCTCAAGATGGGAAACTGTCCTTTGCGCTACTATTGACTGCTCGTTTGTGGGTTACCCCTCGTAGTAAACGCAGATCAATTAAAAGCATCATTTGTTCAGGTTTTCAAATTTCTGCGGAAAATGAGGTTGCTGTTGCAAAATGGATAGCAGAGAAATGCCGCTTGCTGTTACGTGGGTATGCCACTTCAATTGAAGAAGACGAGCTTCTGCTCTGTATTATCGAGgaaattcaaaattataataagttttcGGAGAATATAGAGTCATCAGCTGCTTTAAATGATGAAATCTGGTGTATCTTGGAGGGAAATGATGTGAAGAGAGATGAACTTTGTGGCAAGCTGAATATTTCTATTAAGGCAAGAAGGTCCATTGATAGGTGGAAATTGGCTGTTCAGTGGAGATGTAATTACAAGAAGATTTTATGTAATTGCATATCAAATTATAATAAGATGCTGGACAATAATTTTTGTTAA
- the LOC140970947 gene encoding protein SET DOMAIN GROUP 40 isoform X3 yields MVQILSIALLHEVSKGRSSWWYPYITLLPRSYDLLFNFNQFEVEALQIDDAIWTTEKAVHKCKMEWEEISPIMSELHLKPQFVTFKAWLWASATISSRTMHIPWDTAGCLCPVGDFFNYTPPGEEFDHSGNSSSCGSGSFSNATSSCEGDITAFSTQELTEENQDRLIDAGYSEAASSYCFYARINYARGDQILLSYGTYTNLELLEHYGFLLNENPNDKAFIPLEPEMYTLYKWPRESLYISQDGKLSFALLLTARLWVTPRSKRRSIKSIICSGFQISAENEVAVAKWIAEKCRLLLRGYATSIEEDELLLCIIEEIQNYNKFSENIESSAALNDEIWCILEGNDVKRDELCGKLNISIKARRSIDRWKLAVQWRCNYKKILCNCISNYNKMLDNNFC; encoded by the exons ATGGTTCAGATATTGTCCATTGCTTTATTGCATGAAGTGAGCAAGGGAAGGAGTTCTTGGTGGTACCCTTACATAACACTGCTACCACGAAGTTATGACTTGCTCTTTAATTTTAACCAGTTTGAGGTTGAAGCTTTACAG ATAGATGATGCCATCTGGACTACAGAGAAGGCTGTTCACAAATGTAAAATGGAGTGGGAAGAAATTAGTCCCATCATGAGTGAATTGCATCTCAAGCCTCAGTTTGTGACCTTTAAGGCGTGGCTGTGGGCCTCTGCGACT ATATCATCACGGACTATGCATATACCTTGGGATACTGCTGGTTGCTTATGCCCTGTGGGAGATTTCTTTAATTACACTCCACCTGGAGAAGAATTTGATCATTCAGGAAATTCAAGTTCTTGTGGGAGTGGCTCTTTTTCAAACGCTACATCTTCCTGTGAAGGAGACATAACTGCATTTTCAACTCAAGAGCTGACTGAAGAAAACCAAGATAGGTTGATAGATGCTGGTTACAGTGAAGCAGCTTCTAGTTATTGCTTTTACGCTAGAATAAACTATGCGAGAGGAGATCAG ATTCTTCTAAGCTATGGCACGTACACAAATTTGGAGCTTCTTGAACACTATGGATTCCTTCTGAATGAAAACCCAAACGACAAAGCTTTTATCCCCTTAGAACCTGAAATGTACACCCTCTATAAATGGCCAAGAGAATCACTGTACATTTCTCAAGATGGGAAACTGTCCTTTGCGCTACTATTGACTGCTCGTTTGTGGGTTACCCCTCGTAGTAAACGCAGATCAATTAAAAGCATCATTTGTTCAGGTTTTCAAATTTCTGCGGAAAATGAGGTTGCTGTTGCAAAATGGATAGCAGAGAAATGCCGCTTGCTGTTACGTGGGTATGCCACTTCAATTGAAGAAGACGAGCTTCTGCTCTGTATTATCGAGgaaattcaaaattataataagttttcGGAGAATATAGAGTCATCAGCTGCTTTAAATGATGAAATCTGGTGTATCTTGGAGGGAAATGATGTGAAGAGAGATGAACTTTGTGGCAAGCTGAATATTTCTATTAAGGCAAGAAGGTCCATTGATAGGTGGAAATTGGCTGTTCAGTGGAGATGTAATTACAAGAAGATTTTATGTAATTGCATATCAAATTATAATAAGATGCTGGACAATAATTTTTGTTAA
- the LOC140970948 gene encoding beta-1,3-galactosyltransferase pvg3-like, giving the protein MHKYINSFELHFLTRIKLLRMLRIRLIQATLASIVILLLIFFIFFDIKYKSPLTNSSITSLTLHNTSTQLTLLIGILTRPDTYDRRHFLRLIYGTQTQSIPNAKIDTKFVFCNLTKPEQRILVSLEIMRFNDIIILNCHENMNQGKTYTYLSTLPRVLSTRYDYVMKADDDVYLRLKPLAFSLYPLPRNDTYYGFVIPCPSVNPFVNYMSGMGFVLSWDLVEWIGSSSIPKNDTFGPEDKLVGKWLDSGKKAKNRFSNKPAMYDYPGTNGRCSHDLIPDTIAVHRLKRWDQWLHVLRFFNVTKEVELS; this is encoded by the coding sequence ATGCACAAATACATAAACTCATTCGAACTGCATTTCCTTACAAGAATTAAACTACTTAGGATGCTTCGAATAAGACTAATTCAAGCCACATTAGCCTCCATAGTAATTCTTCTCTTAATCTTCTTCATATTCTTCGACATCAAATACAAGTCTCCTCtcacaaattcttcaatcaccTCACTTACTCTCCATAATACATCCACTCAACTCACCCTATTGATAGGAATCCTCACCCGTCCCGACACATATGACCGCCGGCACTTCCTTCGCCTCATATACGGGACTCAAacccaatccattcccaatgcCAAAATCGACACAAAGTTCGTTTTTTGCAACCTCACAAAACCCGAACAAAGAATCCTTGTATCGCTAGAGATCATGCGTTTCAACGACATAATCATCCTCAATTGTCATGAAAACATGAACCAGGGCAAGACTTACACATATTTGTCAACGCTTCCTAGAGTCCTCTCCACCCGTTATGACTATGTCATGAAAGCCGATGATGATGTGTATCTACGGCTAAAACCTCTCGCCTTTTCGCTCTATCCATTGCCCAGAAATGACACCTATTATGGTTTTGTGATCCCTTGTCCTAGTGTGAACCCGTTCGTAAATTACATGTCAGGTATGGGATTTGTTCTGTCTTGGGATCTTGTTGAATGGATAGGGAGCTCTTCGATTCCTAAGAATGATACGTTTGGACCGGAGGATAAACTTGTCGGGAAGTGGCTGGATAGTGGGAAGAAGGCGAAGAACCGGTTTTCGAACAAACCAGCTATGTATGATTATCCTGGAACTAATGGAAGATGCTCACATGATCTTATACCAGATACAATAGCTGTTCATAGACTAAAGAGGTGGGATCAATGGTTACATGTACTTAGGTTTTTTAATGTTACCAAAGAGGTTGAATTGTCTTAG